One segment of Panicum virgatum strain AP13 chromosome 1K, P.virgatum_v5, whole genome shotgun sequence DNA contains the following:
- the LOC120652081 gene encoding translation initiation factor IF-2-like encodes MAAAAIPTPGTYLRRPPAAAEHPSTTCWNASGRRAAVGGVGRRQDTRRSSASTRPAAKLRLAVGARERRPGAGAARARASCGQLQGPGSGGQQRGPCVPARAAAGCGGAGAAPGGEGRASSCKLRPAAGGADASMAGFLRRGAEEQEVR; translated from the coding sequence atggccgccgccgccataccCACACCGGGCACCTACCTCCGCCGGCCACCCGCCGCTGCCGAGCACCCGAGCACGACGTGCTGGAACGCGAGCGGGAGGAGGGCAGCCGTCGGAGGGGTTGGCCGGCGTCAGGACACCAGGCggagctccgcctcgacgcGTCCGGCAGCGAAGCTGCGGCTGGCGGTGGGGGCCCGGGAGCGGCGGCCAGGAGCGGGGGCTGCGCGCGCCCGCGCAAGCTGCGGCCAGCTGCAGGGGCCCGGGAGCGGCGGCCAGCAGCGAGGGCCGTGCGTGCCTGCGCGAGCTGCGGCCGGCTGCgggggcgcgggagcggcgcccggcggcgagggccgtgCGAGCTCGTGCAagctgcggccggcggcggggggcgcGGACGCCTCCATGGCCGGCTTCCTCCGACGAGGTGCAGAGGAGCAGGAGGTGCGGTGA
- the LOC120676510 gene encoding anthocyanidin reductase ((2S)-flavan-3-ol-forming)-like isoform X1, protein MASAAAGEERKKTACVTGGNGYIASLLIKMLLEEGYAVKTTVRHPEDKESNSHLEDLQKLGSLEVFRADLSEEGSYDDAVAGCDYAFLLAAPVNYTSKNPETELIELGVQGTLNVMRSCVKVGTVKRVVLTSSTAAVSSRPLEGNGNVLGEDSWSDVDYLTAKRTGLWAYPVSKVLIERAATEFAAENGVSLVTLCPSVTVGEAPDRQVYTTVPAILSLLSGDEEELSVLKGIERASGSVPLVHVEDVCRAEIFAAETAADGRYIVNGLDTTIADMARFLADKYPQYNVDTNNLSGDVLEKPIALLPSTKLEKEGFEFKYKTLEKLYENMVEYGKELGILTN, encoded by the exons ATGGCTTCGGCAGCGGCAGgtgaggagaggaagaagacggCGTGCGTGACCGGAGGGAACGGGTACATCGCCTCGCTGCTCATCAAGATGCTGCTGGAGGAGGGCTACGCCGTGAAGACGACGGTCAGGCACCCCG AGGACAAGGAGAGCAACTCCCACCTGGAGGACCTGCAGAAGCTCGGCAGCTTGGAGGTCTTCCGCGCCGACCTGAGCGAAGAGGGCAGCTACGACGACGCCGTTGCCGGCTGCGACTACGCCTtcctgctcgccgcgccggtcAACTACACCTCCAAGAACCCCGAG ACAGAGCTGATCGAGCTGGGCGTCCAAGGCACTCTCAACGTCATGCGCTCCTGCGTGAAGGTCGGCACGGTGAAGCGCGTCGTCCTCACCTCATCGACGGCCGCCGTCTCCAGCAGGCCGCTGGAGGGCAACGGCAACGTGCTGGGCGAGGACTCCTGGTCCGACGTCGACTACCTCACAGCCAAGAGGACCGGCCTCTGG GCGTACCCGGTGTCCAAGGTGCTGATCGAGAGAGCGGCGACCGAGTTCGCGGCGGAGAACGGTGTGAGCCTGGTGACCCTGTGCCCGTCCGTCACGGTGGGCGAGGCGCCGGACCGGCAGGTGTACACCACCGTCCCCGCCATCCTGTCGCTGCTgtccggcgacgaggaggagctcAGCGTGCTCAAGGGTATCGAGAGGGCCTCCGGGTCGGTTCCGCTGGTGCACGTGGAGGACGTCTGCCGTGCCGAGATCTTCGCCGCCGAGACAGCCGCCGACGGGCGGTACATCGTGAACGGCCTCGACACGACCATCGCCGACATGGCACGGTTCCTGGCGGACAAGTACCCGCAGTACAACGTCGACACCAATAACCT CTCCGGCGATGTCCTTGAGAAGCCGATAGCGCTGCTGCCGTCCACGAAGCTGGAGAAGGAAGGGTTTGAGTTCAAGTACAAGACGCTGGAGAAGTTGTACGAGAACATGGTCGAGTACGGCAAGGAGCTGGGAATCCTTACCAACTGA
- the LOC120676510 gene encoding anthocyanidin reductase ((2S)-flavan-3-ol-forming)-like isoform X2, whose translation MASAAAGEERKKTACVTGGNGYIASLLIKMLLEEGYAVKTTVRHPEDKESNSHLEDLQKLGSLEVFRADLSEEGSYDDAVAGCDYAFLLAAPVNYTSKNPETELIELGVQGTLNVMRSCVKVGTVKRVVLTSSTAAVSSRPLEGNGNVLGEDSWSDVDYLTAKRTGLWVLIERAATEFAAENGVSLVTLCPSVTVGEAPDRQVYTTVPAILSLLSGDEEELSVLKGIERASGSVPLVHVEDVCRAEIFAAETAADGRYIVNGLDTTIADMARFLADKYPQYNVDTNNLSGDVLEKPIALLPSTKLEKEGFEFKYKTLEKLYENMVEYGKELGILTN comes from the exons ATGGCTTCGGCAGCGGCAGgtgaggagaggaagaagacggCGTGCGTGACCGGAGGGAACGGGTACATCGCCTCGCTGCTCATCAAGATGCTGCTGGAGGAGGGCTACGCCGTGAAGACGACGGTCAGGCACCCCG AGGACAAGGAGAGCAACTCCCACCTGGAGGACCTGCAGAAGCTCGGCAGCTTGGAGGTCTTCCGCGCCGACCTGAGCGAAGAGGGCAGCTACGACGACGCCGTTGCCGGCTGCGACTACGCCTtcctgctcgccgcgccggtcAACTACACCTCCAAGAACCCCGAG ACAGAGCTGATCGAGCTGGGCGTCCAAGGCACTCTCAACGTCATGCGCTCCTGCGTGAAGGTCGGCACGGTGAAGCGCGTCGTCCTCACCTCATCGACGGCCGCCGTCTCCAGCAGGCCGCTGGAGGGCAACGGCAACGTGCTGGGCGAGGACTCCTGGTCCGACGTCGACTACCTCACAGCCAAGAGGACCGGCCTCTGG GTGCTGATCGAGAGAGCGGCGACCGAGTTCGCGGCGGAGAACGGTGTGAGCCTGGTGACCCTGTGCCCGTCCGTCACGGTGGGCGAGGCGCCGGACCGGCAGGTGTACACCACCGTCCCCGCCATCCTGTCGCTGCTgtccggcgacgaggaggagctcAGCGTGCTCAAGGGTATCGAGAGGGCCTCCGGGTCGGTTCCGCTGGTGCACGTGGAGGACGTCTGCCGTGCCGAGATCTTCGCCGCCGAGACAGCCGCCGACGGGCGGTACATCGTGAACGGCCTCGACACGACCATCGCCGACATGGCACGGTTCCTGGCGGACAAGTACCCGCAGTACAACGTCGACACCAATAACCT CTCCGGCGATGTCCTTGAGAAGCCGATAGCGCTGCTGCCGTCCACGAAGCTGGAGAAGGAAGGGTTTGAGTTCAAGTACAAGACGCTGGAGAAGTTGTACGAGAACATGGTCGAGTACGGCAAGGAGCTGGGAATCCTTACCAACTGA
- the LOC120676459 gene encoding probable sucrose-phosphate synthase 2: protein MAGNDNWINSYLDAILDAGKAAIGGDRPSLLLRERGHFSPARYFVEEVITGYDETDLYKTWLRANAMRSPQERNTRLENMTWRIWNLARKKKEFEKEEACRMLKRLPETEKTRADATADMSEDLFEGEKGEDAGDPSVAYGDSTTGSSPKTSSIDKLYIVLISLHGLVRGENMELGRDSDTGGQVKYVVELAKALSSSPGVYRVDLLTRQILAPNFDRSYGEPAELLVSTSGKNSKQERGENSGAYIIRIPFGPKDKYLAKEQLWPFIQEFVDGALSHIVRMSKAIGEEIGFRHPVWPAVIHGHYASAGIAAALLSGALNLPMAFTGHFLGKDKLEGLLKQGRQTREQINMTYKIMCRIEAEELSLDASEIVIASTRQEIEEQWNLYDGFEVILARKLRARVKRGANCYGRFMPRMVIIPPGVEFGHIIHDFDMDGEEENPSPASEDPPIWSQIMRFFTNPRKPMILAVARPYPEKNITTLVKAFGECRPLRELANLTLIMGNREAISKMHNMSAAVLTSVLTLIDEYDLYGQVAYPKHHKHSEVPDIYRLAARTKGAFVNVAYFEQFGVTLIEAAMNGLPIIATKNGAPVEINQVLNNGLLVDPHDQNAIADALYKLLSDKQLWSRCRENGLKNIHQFSWPEHCKNYLSRILTLGPRSPAIGDREEQINTPISRRKRIIVVSVDSVSKEDLVRIIRNAIEVIRTQNMSDSTGFVLSTSLTISEIHSLLVPAGMLPTDFDAFICNSGSNIYYPSYSGEIPNNYKIMFALDQNHQSHIEYRWGGEGLRKYLVKWATSVVERKGRTERQIIFEDPEHSSTYCLAFRVVNPNHLPPLKELRKLMRIQSLRCNALYNHSATRLSVVPIHASRSQALRYLCIRWGIEVPSVAVLVGESGDSDYEELLGGLHRTIILKGEFNIPSNRIHTVRRYPLQDVVALDSSNIISVEGYSTDDLKSALQQMGMLMQ from the exons atggCGGGCAACGACAACTGGATCAACAGCTACCTCGACGCCATCCTCGACGCCGGAAAGGCGGCCATCGGCGGCGACCGGCCCTCCCTCCTGCTCCGCGAGCGCGGCCATTTCTCCCCCGCGCGCTACTTCGTCGAGGAGGTCATCACCGGGTACGACGAGACCGACCTCTACAAGACATGGCTTCGC GCGAACGCGATGCGGAGCCCGCAGGAGAGGAACACGCGGCTCGAGAACATGACGTGGAGGATCTGGAACctcgcgaggaagaagaaagag TTCGAGAAAGAAGAAGCCTGTCGTATGTTGAAACGCCTGCCAGAAACTGAGAAAACACGAGCTGATGCTACTGCAGATATGTCTGAAGATCTGTTTGAAGGAGAAAAGGGAGAAGATGCTGGTGATCCATCTGTTGCGTATGGTGACAGCACAACAGGGAGCTCCCCAAAGACAAGTTCAATTGACAAGCTATACATAGTATTGATAAG CCTACATGGTCTTGTCCGTGGGGAGAATATGGAGCTTGGCCGGGATTCAGATACGGGCGGCCAG GTCAAATATGTGGTCGAGCTTGCTAAGGCATTGAGTTCTTCTCCTGGAGTTTACCGGGTTGATCTGCTAACAAGACAAATCTTAGCACCAAATTTTGATCGTAGTTATGGTGAACCTGCGGAATTGTTGGTTTCAACAAGTGGTAAAAATTCTAAACAAGAAAGAGGAGAGAATAGTGGTGCATATATAATTCGGATACCTTTTGGTCCAAAAGACAAGTATCTGGCTAAAGAACAGCTATGGCCTTTCATTCAAGAATTTGTTGACGGTGCACTCAGCCATATTGTGAGGATGTCAAAGGCCATAGGTGAAGAAATTGGCTTCAGGCATCCAGTATGGCCTGCTGTGATTCATGGGCATTATGCCAGTGCAGGAATCGCTGCTGCTCTACTTTCTGGAGCACTTAACCTTCCTATGGCGTTCACAGGACATTTTCTTGGGAAAGATAAATTGGAAGGACTTCTCAAACAAGGGCGTCAAACAAGGGAACAAATAAATATGACATACAAAATAATGTGCCGAATTGAGGCAGAGGAGCTATCTCTTGATGCGTCCGAAATCGTTATTGCAAGCACTAGGCAAGAGATAGAAGAGCAGTGGAACTTGTACGATGGTTTTGAGGTTATACTTGCAAGAAAGCTTCGAGCAAGAGTAAAACGCGGTGCTAATTGTTATGGCCGTTTTATGCCTCGTATGGTT ATAATTCCTCCTGGAGTTGAATTTGGTCACATCATTCATGATTTTGATATGGATGGTGAAGAAGAGAATCCATCTCCAGCATCTGAGGATCCACCTATTTGGTCTCAG ATAATGCGCTTCTTTACAAATCCTAGGAAGCCTATGATTCTAGCAGTTGCTCGTCCTTATCCTGAGAAGAATATTACAACGCTTGTAAAGGCATTTGGTGAATGTCGGCCACTAAGGGAGCTTGCAAATCTT ACATTGATAATGGGCAATCGTGAAGCTATTTCTAAGATGCACAATATGAGCGCTGCCGTTCTGACATCAGTGCTTACATTGATTGATGAATATGACTTGTATGGCCAAGTGGCATACCCCAAGCATCATAAACACTCAGAAGTTCCTGACATTTATCGTTTAGCTGCAAGAACAAAG GGAGCTTTTGTCAATGTAGCTTACTTTGAACAATTTGGGGTTACTCTAATAGAG GCTGCTATGAATGGTTTGCCTATAATCGCGACAAAAAATGGAGCACCTGTTGAAATTAATCAG GTCCTCAACAACGGTCTCCTTGTTGATCCACATGATCAGAATGCCATTGCGGATGCACTCTATAAACTTCTTTCTGACAAACAACTTTGGTCAAGGTGCAGAGAGAATGGACTGAAAAATATTCACCAATTCTCATGGCCTGAGCACTGCAAGAATTATCTATCAAGGATATTAACTCTTGGCCCGAGGTCTCCTGCTATTGGTGACAGAGAGGAGCAGATTAATACACCTATTTCAAGAAGAAAGCGTATCATTGTTGTTTCTGTGGACTCTGTTAGCAAGGAAGATCTAGTCAGGATCATCAGAAATGCTATTGAGGTCATACGTACACAAAACATGTCGGATTCAACTGGTTTTGTGCTGTCAACTTCACTGACAATATCAGAGATACATTCATTGCTAGTGCCTGCAGGCATGCTTCCCACTGATTTTGATGCTTTCATCTGTAATAGTGGGAGTAACATTTACTATCCGTCATATTCTGGTGAAATACCAAACAATTACAAGATTATGTTTGCATTAGATCAAAATCACCAGTCACATATCGAGTATCGTTGGGGAGGAGAAGGCCTCAGGAAGTATCTAGTGAAGTGGGCCACTTCAGTGGTAGAAAGAAAGGGAAGAACAGAGAGGCAAATTATTTTTGAAGATCCGGAACACTCTTCAACCTATTGTCTCGCATTTAGAGTGGTCAATCCCAATCAT CTTCCTCCTTTGAAGGAGTTGAGGAAGTTGATGAGAATCCAATCTCTCCGTTGCAATGCATTGTATAACCACAGTGCTACCAGATTATCTGTAGTCCCTATTCACGCATCACGTTCTCAGGCTCTAAG GTACCTGTGTATACGTTGGGGGATAGAGGTACCCAGCGTCGCAGTCCTCGTCGGTGAAAGTGGTGATTCAGATTACGAGGAGCTGCTGGGGGGCCTCCACAGGACTATCATCCTGAAGGGTGAGTTCAACATCCCTTCAAACAGGATCCACACCGTCAGGAGATACCCCTTGCAGGATGTCGTTGCGCTCGACAGCTCCAACATCATCAGCGTCGAGGGTTACTCGACCGATGACTTGAAGTCTGCCCTGCAGCAGATGGGTATGCTGATGCAATAA
- the LOC120676716 gene encoding uncharacterized protein LOC120676716 translates to MSAVVCGKRSSSIFGDELIPSSSSPPSPPPPHHHHPSKRARCSPARRREALLHHLLPLFPDMDPQLLERALEASGDDLDSAIKSLTELRLESTVGESEKGLSAALKLSAEGTVSNGHLGVVTEHPPATDNDQTNNHSSEWVELFVREMMSSSDIDDARARASRALEAFEKSIMDRVGAEAVHNLHRENVMLKDQLSIILRENAVLKRGVAIQHERQKEFDVRTQEADSLKQLVLQYQEQLKTLEINNYALRVHLKQAQQNNSMPGRFPPDVF, encoded by the exons ATGTCTGCCGTAGTGTGCGGCAAGAGGTCCTCCTCCATCTTCGGCGACGAGCTTataccttcctcttcctcccctccgtcccctccccctccccatcACCATCACCCCTCCAAGCGGGCCCGCTGCTCCCCGGCTCGCCGGAGGGAGGCGctgctccaccacctcctccccctcttccCGGACATGGATCCTCAG TTGCTTGAAAGAGCTCTTGAGGCATCCGGAGATGATCTAGATTCTGCAATAAAAAGTTTGACTGAGCTACGTTTGGAGTCTACTGTTGGTGAATCTGAGAAGGGCCTATCGGCAGCTCTTAAGTTGTCGGCTGAAG GCACTGTTAGTAATGGCCATTTGGGTGTAGTTACTGAGCACCCCCCTGCAACTGATAATGATCAGACAAATAATCATAGCTCCGAATGGGTTGAGCTATTTGTCAGAGAGATGATGAGCTCCTCCGACATAGATGATGCACGAGCTCGTGCCTCCAGGGCTTTGGAGGCCTTTGAAAAATCCATTATGGATCGCGTAGGGGCTGAAGCAGTGCATAATTTGCACAGG GAAAATGTGATGCTGAAGGATCAACTGTCAATAATACTGCGCGAGAATGCTGTTCTGAAGCGGGGTGTTGCAATACAACATGAGCGCCAAAAAGAGTTCGATGTGAGGACTCAGGAGGCTGACAGCCTGAAACAGTTGGTATTGCAGTATCAGGAGCAGCTAAAAACTCTCGAG ATAAATAACTATGCACTTAGAGTGCATCTGAAGCAAGCTCAGCAGAACAATTCTATGCCTGGACGTTTTCCCCCTGATGTCTTCTAA